A stretch of Rhodoferax potami DNA encodes these proteins:
- a CDS encoding methionine synthase, with the protein MFETAIAGSLPKPSWLSETEKLWPQWKLAGPDLQQAKADATLLWIKAQEDAGLDVVGDGEQSRQHFVHGFLEQVEGIDFDNKVTMGIRNNRYDAQVPQVIAALRLKGRVHAFEAQLARAHTKKKLKFTLPGPLTIVDTVANRFYGDKKTMAFAFAELLNQEALALQADGVDIIQFDEPGFNVYMQDAVDWGVQALEIAARGLTCTTAVHICYGYGIKANNDWKETLGQEWRQYAQVFPALAASSIQQVSLECYQSHVPPDLMALLKDKDVMVGVIDVASDVIETPEQVADTIGIALQHVPRHRIFPCTNCGLAPMSREVATKKLEALAQGAALARQRYGA; encoded by the coding sequence ATGTTCGAAACCGCGATTGCCGGCAGCCTGCCCAAACCCTCTTGGTTGTCAGAGACCGAGAAACTCTGGCCCCAATGGAAACTGGCCGGCCCCGACCTGCAACAAGCCAAGGCAGATGCCACCTTGCTGTGGATCAAAGCCCAAGAGGACGCGGGCCTTGATGTTGTAGGCGATGGTGAGCAGAGCCGCCAGCACTTTGTGCATGGCTTTCTGGAGCAGGTAGAAGGGATCGACTTCGACAACAAAGTCACCATGGGCATCCGTAACAACCGCTACGACGCCCAGGTCCCCCAGGTCATCGCAGCGCTGCGCCTCAAAGGCCGGGTGCACGCGTTTGAAGCCCAATTGGCCCGCGCCCACACCAAGAAAAAACTCAAATTCACTCTGCCCGGTCCGCTGACCATTGTGGACACCGTGGCCAACCGTTTTTACGGCGACAAGAAAACCATGGCGTTTGCGTTTGCCGAGCTGCTGAACCAGGAAGCCCTGGCCCTGCAGGCCGATGGGGTGGACATCATCCAGTTCGACGAGCCGGGTTTCAACGTCTATATGCAGGATGCAGTTGACTGGGGTGTGCAGGCGCTCGAGATTGCGGCCCGCGGCCTGACCTGCACCACGGCGGTTCACATTTGCTATGGCTATGGCATCAAAGCCAACAACGACTGGAAAGAAACCCTTGGCCAAGAGTGGCGCCAATACGCGCAGGTCTTTCCCGCGCTGGCGGCCAGCAGCATCCAACAAGTGAGCCTGGAGTGCTACCAGTCGCATGTGCCGCCGGACCTGATGGCTTTGCTCAAAGACAAGGACGTCATGGTGGGCGTGATTGATGTCGCCAGCGATGTGATTGAAACCCCCGAGCAGGTGGCAGACACCATCGGCATCGCGCTGCAGCATGTGCCGCGCCACCGCATCTTCCCTTGCACCAACTGCGGGCTGGCCCCCATGAGCCGTGAGGTCGCCACCAAAAAGCTCGAAGCCCTGGCCCAAGGCGCCGCATTGGCGCGCCAACGCTACGGAGCCTGA
- a CDS encoding serine hydrolase domain-containing protein gives MATTPDTGFDAPALESLGRVLQAEVDKGRLPGAVALIARRGQTALHRAWGQQNPADGTPMAVDSIFRIYSMTKPLVSVAIMQLVERGQLLLSDPMGQHLSEFAVVPVDDGHTPAPRAPAREPTVQDLLRHTSGLTYEILGDDAIQQRYAAAGLGTRQLSNTGFSHALAAIPYRYEPGSIWQYSRATDLLGALLERVTGQPLGDYLQAHILGPLGMVDTAFVVPPDKHHRIAEPFANDPDGGQQMPLMDLRRTTPMQAGGAGLGSTAADYARFLQCMLGGGTLDGARILSPASVRLMTADHLGDIPVNRSGRAAELLPPGHGFGLGFAVRLQEGLGSQLGSKGMYYWSGISGTVFFVDPAKDFFAILLTQAPNQRSWYRPLFRNLVYAALND, from the coding sequence GTGGCCACCACGCCCGATACCGGGTTTGACGCGCCTGCCTTGGAATCCCTCGGTCGGGTGCTGCAAGCCGAGGTAGACAAAGGCCGCTTGCCCGGTGCGGTGGCCCTGATTGCCCGGCGGGGCCAGACCGCGTTGCACCGTGCCTGGGGCCAGCAAAATCCGGCGGATGGCACGCCCATGGCTGTGGATAGTATTTTTCGCATCTACTCCATGACCAAGCCGCTGGTGTCGGTGGCGATCATGCAACTGGTCGAGCGCGGGCAACTGCTGCTCAGCGACCCTATGGGCCAGCACTTGAGCGAGTTTGCGGTGGTGCCGGTGGACGACGGCCACACCCCGGCGCCACGCGCACCTGCCCGGGAGCCCACGGTGCAAGACCTGTTGCGCCACACCTCCGGCTTGACCTACGAGATATTGGGCGACGACGCCATTCAGCAGCGTTATGCGGCTGCCGGGCTAGGCACCCGCCAGCTCAGCAACACCGGCTTTTCGCACGCTTTGGCCGCCATACCCTATCGCTACGAGCCGGGCAGCATCTGGCAATACAGCCGGGCCACCGACCTGCTGGGTGCTTTGCTGGAGCGGGTCACCGGCCAGCCGCTGGGCGACTATTTGCAGGCCCACATCCTGGGGCCCCTGGGGATGGTGGATACCGCGTTTGTGGTTCCGCCCGACAAGCACCACCGCATTGCCGAGCCCTTTGCCAACGATCCCGATGGTGGCCAGCAAATGCCCTTGATGGATCTGCGCAGAACCACGCCCATGCAGGCGGGCGGTGCGGGGTTAGGTTCCACCGCGGCGGATTACGCGCGCTTTTTGCAGTGCATGTTGGGTGGAGGCACCTTGGACGGTGCGCGCATCCTGAGCCCGGCTTCGGTGCGCTTGATGACTGCTGACCACCTGGGCGATATTCCGGTCAACCGCAGCGGCCGCGCTGCGGAGCTGCTGCCGCCGGGCCACGGCTTTGGCTTGGGCTTTGCCGTGCGGCTGCAAGAGGGCTTGGGCAGCCAGCTGGGCAGCAAGGGCATGTATTACTGGAGCGGCATCTCCGGCACCGTGTTTTTTGTGGACCCTGCCAAAGACTTCTTCGCGATCCTGCTCACCCAGGCACCTAACCAGCGCAGCTGGTACCGGCCGCTGTTCCGCAACCTGGTGTACGCCGCGTTGAACGACTGA
- a CDS encoding NADP-dependent oxidoreductase produces the protein MTQALSTLTNHQIRLAARPVGMPKASDWSHTSEPVAEPAEGGVTLKTLALSLDPAMRGWMNEGKSYIPPVGIGEVMRAGGVGVVVASKNDKFAVGDYVSAGFGVQEYITIAKDEMKRNGLVKIDLRAGTLTQWLNVLGMPGMTGYFGLMDVGQPKAGETIVISGAAGAVGQTVGQVAKILGLRVVGIAGGPAKCEWVVKELGFDACIDYKAGPGAVRAGLKEHCTSGVDIYFDNVGGEILDDVLTRINRKARIIICGAISQYNNTTAVQGPKNYLSLLVNRARMEGIVVFDYADRYHLAVAEMAGYLKDGRMKSKEDVVVGLQTFPETLLKLFNGENFGKLVLEVAKG, from the coding sequence ATGACCCAAGCCCTGTCCACCCTGACCAACCACCAGATCCGCCTGGCCGCGCGCCCTGTGGGCATGCCCAAAGCCAGCGACTGGAGCCACACCTCCGAGCCGGTGGCCGAGCCCGCCGAGGGCGGCGTGACCCTCAAAACCTTGGCGCTGAGCCTGGACCCCGCGATGCGCGGCTGGATGAACGAAGGCAAGAGCTATATCCCGCCGGTGGGCATTGGCGAAGTCATGCGCGCTGGCGGCGTGGGCGTGGTGGTGGCTAGCAAGAACGACAAGTTCGCCGTGGGCGACTATGTGAGCGCAGGCTTTGGTGTGCAGGAATACATCACGATTGCCAAAGACGAGATGAAGCGCAACGGCCTGGTCAAGATCGACCTGCGCGCCGGCACCCTGACCCAGTGGCTCAATGTGCTGGGCATGCCCGGCATGACCGGCTATTTCGGCCTGATGGACGTGGGCCAACCCAAGGCAGGCGAAACCATCGTCATTTCTGGTGCTGCGGGTGCAGTGGGCCAAACCGTCGGCCAGGTGGCCAAGATTTTGGGCTTGCGCGTAGTGGGTATTGCCGGTGGCCCCGCCAAATGCGAATGGGTGGTCAAGGAACTGGGCTTTGATGCTTGCATAGACTACAAGGCCGGCCCCGGCGCCGTGCGCGCAGGCCTGAAAGAGCACTGCACGTCCGGCGTCGACATTTACTTCGACAACGTGGGCGGCGAAATCCTGGACGATGTGCTGACCCGCATCAACCGCAAGGCCCGCATCATCATCTGCGGCGCCATCAGCCAGTACAACAACACGACAGCCGTGCAAGGCCCCAAGAACTACCTGAGCCTGCTGGTGAACCGCGCGCGTATGGAAGGCATCGTGGTGTTCGACTACGCCGACCGCTACCACTTGGCCGTGGCCGAAATGGCCGGCTACCTGAAAGACGGCCGCATGAAGAGCAAGGAAGACGTGGTGGTGGGCCTGCAGACCTTCCCCGAGACGCTGCTCAAGCTGTTTAACGGCGAGAACTTCGGCAAGCTGGTGCTGGAAGTCGCCAAGGGCTGA
- a CDS encoding DUF1003 domain-containing protein produces MPTDNTTHKPATVDQHQLGLLREHRRKHRHKHPPKVTAAPEHFDLPPPTRGQRMADVVARTVGSWRFILIQSGLIVLWITGNVLTGSHAWDPYPFILLNLLLSFQAAYTAPAIMMSQNRQSELDRKHAESDYEVNVKAELEIELLHEKIDLLKDKELLLLTQAVKELSSQLAELRGKPPLVT; encoded by the coding sequence ATGCCCACTGATAACACCACCCACAAACCGGCAACGGTAGACCAACACCAGCTCGGCCTGCTACGTGAACACCGGCGCAAACACCGCCACAAGCACCCGCCAAAAGTCACCGCCGCGCCAGAGCACTTTGACCTGCCACCGCCCACCCGCGGGCAGCGCATGGCAGACGTGGTGGCGCGCACCGTGGGGTCTTGGCGCTTCATCTTGATCCAGAGTGGCTTGATCGTGCTGTGGATCACCGGCAATGTGCTGACCGGGTCGCACGCGTGGGACCCCTACCCCTTCATCCTGCTAAACCTGCTGCTGTCTTTCCAAGCGGCCTACACCGCGCCGGCCATCATGATGAGCCAGAACCGCCAGTCAGAGCTGGACCGCAAACATGCCGAGAGCGACTACGAGGTCAACGTCAAAGCAGAGTTGGAGATTGAGCTGCTGCACGAAAAAATCGACCTGCTCAAAGACAAGGAGCTCTTGCTGCTGACACAGGCCGTCAAAGAACTGTCGAGCCAGTTGGCCGAGCTGCGCGGCAAGCCCCCGCTTGTCACCTAG
- a CDS encoding YitT family protein, whose amino-acid sequence MPQTPDSTTDLRHRPTEDLQALLTGTIFVALGVLMFKQVGLLTGGTAGVAFWLHYATGSNFGLIFFAINLPFYALAYQRMGRVFTVKTFMAVALLAGLTNLMPQWVGFEHLHPAATAVIGGLLMGTGMLILFRHKASLGGFNVLVLYLQEKYGWRAGRLQMALDCTIVLLAFGVTDWQHVLWSVLGAITLNQTLATNHRAGRYMAH is encoded by the coding sequence ATGCCCCAAACCCCTGACAGCACCACCGACCTGCGTCACCGCCCCACTGAAGACCTGCAAGCCCTTTTGACCGGCACCATTTTTGTGGCGCTGGGGGTCTTGATGTTCAAACAGGTCGGCCTGCTGACCGGTGGCACGGCAGGGGTGGCCTTTTGGCTGCACTACGCCACGGGCTCGAATTTCGGGTTGATCTTTTTCGCGATCAACCTGCCGTTTTACGCACTGGCCTACCAGCGCATGGGGCGGGTGTTTACCGTCAAGACTTTCATGGCGGTAGCCTTGCTGGCGGGCCTGACCAACCTGATGCCGCAGTGGGTGGGCTTTGAGCACCTGCACCCGGCGGCCACCGCTGTCATTGGCGGCCTGCTCATGGGCACGGGCATGTTGATTTTGTTCAGGCACAAAGCCAGCCTCGGTGGGTTCAATGTGCTGGTGCTCTACCTGCAAGAGAAATACGGCTGGCGCGCCGGGCGCCTGCAAATGGCGCTGGACTGCACCATCGTGCTGCTGGCTTTCGGTGTGACTGATTGGCAGCATGTGTTGTGGAGTGTGCTGGGCGCCATCACCCTGAACCAGACCCTAGCGACCAACCACCGCGCCGGCCGCTACATGGCCCACTGA
- a CDS encoding hemerythrin domain-containing protein: protein MTETLTAPATLAWTDALVLDMPVMDEVHQEFADLLERVVLADDDMLLPLWSALIAHTQEHFNREDEWMRATGFAASNCHATQHKVVLQVMREGEARGHGGDLAVVRQMADELGIWFPQHAQSMDASLALHLRSAGYDPATGALAQPDRLPQTEIHGCGGATCSDTATA from the coding sequence ATGACCGAAACCCTTACCGCCCCTGCCACCCTCGCCTGGACCGATGCCCTGGTACTCGACATGCCCGTGATGGACGAAGTACACCAGGAGTTTGCAGACCTGCTGGAGCGCGTGGTGCTGGCTGACGATGACATGCTGTTGCCCTTGTGGTCGGCGCTGATTGCCCACACCCAAGAGCACTTCAACCGCGAAGACGAGTGGATGCGCGCCACCGGCTTTGCCGCCAGCAACTGCCACGCCACCCAGCACAAAGTGGTGCTGCAGGTGATGCGCGAAGGCGAAGCCCGAGGACACGGCGGCGACCTCGCGGTGGTGCGGCAGATGGCCGATGAGCTGGGCATCTGGTTTCCGCAACATGCGCAGAGCATGGATGCATCCCTGGCATTGCACTTGCGTTCGGCAGGTTACGACCCGGCGACCGGGGCGCTCGCCCAACCGGACCGTTTGCCGCAAACGGAGATTCATGGCTGTGGCGGCGCTACCTGCTCGGACACCGCCACCGCCTGA
- a CDS encoding 2OG-Fe dioxygenase family protein, with protein MTISFQPPLIARPADLGATLFRQGYAVVGASQVAGLSGVPLDAMLGWCDGWNDLPPDNYLKDGGRYRRRRHSCFVLDSHGVTQAPHRPHWQPLSYNALHGGMQRHFEPMDSSVTAQAPWQQLLAWLGRVADDLKGPHTWFAEAHQFRIDTTDGIGRPTPEGAHRDGVDLVAVFMVARDRVKGGETRVFEADGPNGQRFTLSEPWSLLLLDDERVIHESTPIQPLAEGGYRDTLVVTLRAGGFQGEA; from the coding sequence ATGACCATTTCCTTCCAGCCTCCCCTGATTGCCCGCCCCGCCGACCTGGGCGCCACCCTGTTTCGCCAGGGCTACGCAGTAGTGGGTGCGTCGCAAGTCGCAGGCTTGTCCGGCGTGCCGCTGGACGCCATGCTGGGTTGGTGCGACGGCTGGAATGACCTGCCGCCCGACAACTACCTCAAGGACGGTGGCCGCTACCGCCGCCGCCGCCATTCCTGCTTTGTGCTTGATAGCCATGGCGTGACCCAGGCACCTCACCGTCCGCACTGGCAGCCCCTGTCTTACAACGCGCTGCACGGCGGTATGCAGCGCCACTTTGAGCCCATGGACAGCAGCGTCACAGCGCAAGCGCCTTGGCAGCAGCTATTGGCTTGGCTGGGCCGGGTGGCAGATGATTTGAAGGGCCCGCACACCTGGTTTGCCGAGGCGCATCAGTTCCGCATCGACACCACCGATGGCATTGGCCGCCCTACGCCCGAGGGCGCGCACCGCGATGGGGTGGACCTGGTGGCGGTGTTCATGGTGGCCCGTGATCGTGTGAAGGGGGGCGAGACCCGCGTGTTTGAGGCCGATGGCCCCAACGGCCAGCGCTTTACGCTGAGTGAGCCCTGGTCACTGCTGCTCTTGGATGATGAGCGTGTCATCCACGAGTCCACACCGATCCAGCCTTTGGCCGAGGGCGGCTACCGCGACACCTTGGTGGTGACCCTGCGCGCCGGTGGGTTCCAGGGCGAGGCGTAA
- a CDS encoding NAD(P)H-dependent flavin oxidoreductase — protein sequence MSNTKQQSPDMPPEALHLLHQSGLKALQIAGRTLLPVVQGGMGIGISGNRLAGSVAAAGGVGTLSSVDLRRHHPDLMDRTRELAPGEEAKAGINAANLEAIDREIKAARERTGGKGLLAINVMRAVSEYAANVTRALEAGIDAVVVGAGLPLDLPDLAKDHPKAALIPILSDARGVQLLVKKWERKKRLPDAIVIEHPRLAGGHLGAAKIADLQDTRFDFENVIPQVRQFFKDAGYEQHIPLIAAGGIRSHEDIARLQALGADAVQLGSAFAVTEESDAHAEFKRVLAEAREEDMVEFTSVAGLPARAVGTPWLRAYMKIEPKLQAVAHAKSRCTKSFDCLGQCGLRDGLPGWGQFCIDNQLAAALRGDVKKGLFFRGAGRLPFGDQIKTVRELMQRLLTPGMAGAAA from the coding sequence ATGAGCAACACCAAGCAGCAAAGCCCTGATATGCCCCCAGAAGCCCTCCACCTGCTGCACCAAAGCGGCCTCAAGGCTTTGCAGATTGCGGGGCGGACGCTGTTGCCCGTGGTGCAGGGTGGCATGGGCATCGGGATCTCCGGCAACCGCTTGGCTGGCAGCGTCGCAGCCGCAGGCGGGGTGGGAACGCTCTCCAGCGTGGATTTGCGCCGCCACCACCCGGACCTGATGGACCGGACCCGCGAGCTGGCGCCCGGTGAAGAAGCCAAAGCCGGCATCAACGCCGCCAACTTGGAGGCCATTGATCGCGAGATCAAAGCCGCCCGCGAGCGCACTGGCGGCAAAGGCCTGCTCGCCATCAACGTGATGCGGGCGGTGAGCGAATACGCCGCCAACGTGACCCGCGCCCTGGAAGCCGGCATTGACGCCGTGGTGGTGGGTGCCGGCTTGCCGCTGGATTTGCCGGACCTAGCCAAAGACCACCCCAAGGCAGCGCTGATTCCCATCCTCTCCGACGCGCGGGGTGTGCAACTGCTCGTCAAAAAATGGGAGCGCAAAAAGCGCTTGCCGGATGCCATCGTGATCGAGCACCCGCGCCTGGCCGGTGGCCACTTGGGCGCTGCCAAGATCGCCGACTTGCAGGACACCCGGTTTGACTTTGAGAACGTGATTCCCCAAGTGCGCCAGTTTTTCAAAGACGCGGGCTACGAGCAACATATCCCGTTGATTGCCGCCGGCGGCATCCGCAGCCATGAAGACATTGCACGCTTGCAGGCCTTGGGCGCCGACGCGGTGCAACTCGGCAGCGCGTTTGCAGTGACCGAAGAGAGTGACGCCCACGCCGAATTCAAGCGGGTGCTGGCCGAAGCACGCGAGGAAGACATGGTCGAATTCACCAGCGTGGCAGGCCTGCCCGCCCGCGCGGTGGGCACGCCCTGGTTGCGCGCCTATATGAAGATCGAGCCCAAGCTGCAGGCTGTGGCCCACGCCAAGAGCCGCTGCACCAAAAGCTTTGACTGCCTGGGCCAATGTGGCCTGCGCGATGGTTTGCCGGGCTGGGGCCAGTTTTGCATCGACAACCAGTTGGCGGCTGCGCTGCGCGGCGATGTGAAAAAAGGCCTGTTCTTCCGGGGTGCCGGCCGCCTGCCTTTTGGCGACCAGATCAAAACGGTGCGCGAGCTCATGCAGCGCTTGCTGACGCCCGGCATGGCAGGCGCAGCGGCATAA
- a CDS encoding GGDEF domain-containing protein produces MNALVQGLAALGGLRDRDTLDTELVRLVVRHAGLGVTRADLIRVLGDGDEQRCLALATMRHDQDQPTHDVLWSDWTQLPHLMDFPLRVRAFEKGRAVQEEQPAPVAVLPMGTLDGLRILLEVTSAKPLSPRRVDLLQSVLLAYQNLLGLLDYGERDSLTELLNRKTFDGAFFKATADNSSTPPEGVDERRESGRIAGGVWLAVLDIDHFKRVNDTYGHLIGDEVLLLLARLMRNNFRFYDQLYRFGGEEFVVLMRCDDASHAEIALERLRLRVSDFAFPQVGSITVSIGVSQLLPNDTPSSAFGRADKAVYYAKEHGRNRLCNYQLLVAEGQLTEQAADEMDVDLF; encoded by the coding sequence ATGAATGCTTTGGTGCAAGGTCTCGCTGCGTTGGGCGGTTTGCGGGATCGCGATACGTTAGACACGGAGCTGGTGCGCTTGGTCGTGCGGCATGCCGGATTGGGTGTGACGCGCGCAGACTTGATTCGCGTGTTGGGCGATGGCGATGAGCAACGTTGCCTGGCGCTGGCCACCATGCGACATGACCAAGATCAACCGACCCATGATGTGTTGTGGTCGGACTGGACCCAATTGCCTCATTTGATGGACTTCCCCCTGCGTGTGCGCGCCTTCGAGAAAGGTCGTGCGGTGCAAGAAGAGCAGCCCGCACCCGTGGCCGTACTGCCGATGGGGACCCTGGATGGCTTGCGTATTTTGCTCGAGGTCACCTCCGCCAAACCCCTGTCCCCCAGACGCGTGGATTTGCTGCAAAGCGTACTGCTGGCCTATCAGAATTTGTTGGGCTTGCTGGATTACGGCGAGCGCGATTCACTCACCGAGTTGTTGAACCGCAAGACCTTTGATGGCGCTTTTTTCAAAGCCACGGCCGATAACAGCAGCACCCCGCCTGAGGGCGTGGATGAGCGGCGCGAGTCGGGCCGGATTGCCGGCGGCGTTTGGCTGGCGGTGCTTGATATTGATCATTTCAAGCGGGTCAACGATACCTATGGCCACTTGATCGGGGATGAAGTGCTGTTGCTGCTCGCCCGCCTGATGCGCAACAACTTCCGGTTTTACGACCAGCTCTACCGATTCGGTGGCGAGGAGTTTGTGGTGCTAATGCGCTGCGACGATGCCAGCCACGCTGAAATCGCCTTGGAGCGCCTGCGATTGCGGGTGAGCGATTTCGCGTTCCCGCAGGTGGGCTCGATCACGGTGAGCATCGGGGTCTCGCAGTTACTGCCCAATGACACGCCCAGCAGCGCGTTCGGCCGGGCCGACAAGGCGGTGTACTACGCCAAAGAGCATGGCCGTAACCGCTTGTGCAACTACCAGCTTCTCGTGGCCGAGGGCCAGCTCACCGAGCAAGCCGCCGACGAGATGGATGTGGACCTGTTCTAA